A window from Streptosporangiales bacterium encodes these proteins:
- the cobI gene encoding precorrin-2 C(20)-methyltransferase encodes MRRLVGVGVGPGDPELVTVKAVRELCAADLVLVPVLAPDEPGRAEVTVRAHVDHDRVRRTVFALNERTDRTRREAAWDAAADAVVTAYGEGAATVAFATIGDPNVYSTFTYLAQTVRERVPGVGVETVPGITAMQDLAARSGVVLCEGRETLALFPLTAGVGRFRDALARFDTVVGYKGGRHLPEMLEAVDEAGRLDTAVYGASLGLPDEEIRPAAAVTGTAPYLATLLVPGRRSSRGGKL; translated from the coding sequence ATGAGGCGGCTGGTGGGTGTGGGTGTCGGCCCAGGCGACCCGGAGCTGGTGACGGTCAAGGCGGTCCGCGAGCTGTGTGCCGCAGACCTGGTGCTCGTGCCGGTGCTCGCGCCCGACGAACCGGGCCGCGCTGAGGTGACGGTACGCGCGCACGTCGATCACGACAGGGTGCGTCGCACCGTCTTCGCGCTGAACGAGCGCACCGACCGCACGCGTCGCGAGGCGGCCTGGGACGCGGCCGCCGACGCCGTCGTCACCGCGTACGGCGAAGGCGCGGCGACGGTCGCGTTCGCCACCATCGGCGACCCCAACGTGTACTCGACCTTCACCTACCTCGCGCAGACCGTGCGCGAGCGCGTTCCCGGCGTCGGTGTGGAGACGGTGCCCGGCATCACCGCGATGCAGGACCTCGCGGCGCGCAGCGGCGTGGTGCTGTGCGAGGGCAGGGAGACCCTGGCGCTGTTCCCGCTGACGGCCGGCGTCGGCAGGTTCCGCGACGCGCTCGCGCGGTTCGACACCGTCGTCGGCTACAAGGGCGGCCGACACCTGCCCGAGATGCTCGAGGCCGTCGACGAGGCCGGCCGGCTCGACACCGCCGTGTACGGCGCGAGCCTGGGCCTCCCGGATGAGGAGATCAGGCCGGCGGCCGCCGTCACCGGTACTGCGCCGTACCTCGCCACCCTGCTGGTGCCTGGCCGCAGATCGAGCAGGGGAGGGAAGCTGTGA
- the cobO gene encoding cob(I)yrinic acid a,c-diamide adenosyltransferase, which produces MPQGKPLVVPDDGLTTRQRRHRPLLIVHTGEMKGKSTAAFGLALRAWNQGWPIAVFQFVKSAKWKVGEEAALRALGRVHEQTGEGGTVAWHKMGEGWSWIRHRGSTDDHAADAREGWAQVKRDLAAEAYRFYVLDEFTYPMKWGWVDVDDVVTTLRDLSGQQHVVVTGRNADPRLVEAADLVVEMTKVKHPMDAGQKGQRGIEW; this is translated from the coding sequence ATGCCACAGGGGAAGCCGCTCGTCGTCCCCGACGACGGGCTCACCACGAGACAGCGCAGGCACCGTCCGCTCCTGATCGTGCACACCGGCGAGATGAAGGGCAAGTCGACGGCCGCGTTCGGGCTCGCGTTGCGGGCGTGGAATCAGGGCTGGCCGATCGCGGTGTTCCAGTTCGTCAAGAGCGCGAAGTGGAAGGTCGGCGAGGAGGCGGCGCTGCGTGCGCTCGGCCGGGTGCACGAGCAGACGGGGGAGGGCGGCACCGTCGCCTGGCACAAGATGGGCGAGGGGTGGTCCTGGATCAGGCACCGCGGCTCGACGGACGACCACGCCGCCGACGCCCGTGAGGGCTGGGCACAGGTCAAGCGCGATCTCGCCGCGGAGGCATACCGGTTCTACGTGCTCGACGAGTTCACCTACCCGATGAAGTGGGGCTGGGTGGACGTCGACGATGTCGTGACGACGCTGCGCGACCTGTCCGGCCAGCAACACGTCGTCGTCACCGGACGCAACGCCGACCCACGCCTCGTCGAGGCGGCCGACCTGGTCGTCGAGATGACGAAGGTCAAGCACCCGATGGACGCGGGCCAGAAGGGCCAGCGGGGGATCGAGTGGTGA
- the cobN gene encoding cobaltochelatase subunit CobN: protein MIVLLSAADTDLLAARSSGAPWRLANPARTEPGDVPALLDGAYCVVVRLLGGSRSWEQGLRGVLDSGLPVVVLSGESAPDAELMALSTVPAGVAKEALAYLREGGPDNLAQLAGFLSDTIRLTGEGFEPPRALPTCGVHGEREQRADRPTVGIVFYRAHAVSGNVGFVETLADAVEAAGANALPVYCGSLRSADAEVYDLLGGLDALVVTVLAAGGAVAGDATAGGDEDGWDVGALASLDVPVVQGLCLTSSRQTWLASDAALTPMDAAMQVAIPEFDGRLVTVPFSFKETGEGDVPVYVADEERAARVAGIAVRYARLRYVPNADKRLAVVLSSYPTKHARVGNAVGLDTPASAVVLLRALREAGYDLGDGFPEDGDELVHRLIAAGGHDVEWLTEQQLAVAPFRVPLADYQRWFARQPTALRETVRGHWGDPPGELYVDGGEIVLAALRFGNVVLMIQPPRGFGENPVAIYHDPDLPPSHHYLAAYRWLDETFGADAVVHLGKHGTLEWLPGKGLGLSADCAPDAVLGDLPLVYPFIVNDPGEGTQAKRRAHATVVDHMIPPMARADTYGDLAKLEQLLDEYATVQALDPAKLPTVRAQVWSLIQAAQLHHDLHQDEVPGEDEFDDFVLHVDGYLCEVKDVQIRDGLHILGNAPAGEQRVDTVLAVLRATQVWGGRAALPGLRAALAAGFGLDERALLAGAGAHVDVPAALVELVEGPSVTGADAVDLVETLARQLVASMDTSGWDAGKAAAVTAELLGRDVPDVVRVLEFAAAEVVPRLERTTDEVANLLHALDGGYVPAGPSGSPTRGLVNVLPTGRNFYSVDPKGVPSRNAWDVGAALADSLVDRHVADTGEYPRSVGLTVWGTSAMRTQGDDIAEVLALLGVRPVWDDASRRVTGIEVTPLAELGRPRIDVTVRISGFFRDAFPHVVAMLDQAVCAVADLDEPAEDNYVRAHVTEDERTHGDRRRATTRIFGSKPGAYGAGLLPLMDARNWRTDADLAEVYAVWGGYAYGRGLDGRDARADMESAFRRISVAAKNQDTREHDIVDSDDYFQFHGGMVAMVRQLTGSSPAAYVGDSAVPDQVRTRTLAEETKRVFRARVVNPRWMQAMQRHGYKGAFELAATVDYLFGYDATAGVVDDWMYEQLASSYVFDEQMADFMRRSNPWAMRGIAERLLEAAERGLWAEPDADTLEQLRETYLELEGDLEGDG, encoded by the coding sequence ATGATCGTCCTGCTCTCCGCCGCGGACACCGACCTGCTGGCGGCCAGGTCGAGCGGTGCGCCATGGCGGCTGGCAAACCCTGCACGCACCGAGCCTGGCGACGTGCCCGCGTTGCTCGACGGCGCGTACTGCGTGGTCGTCCGTCTGCTCGGCGGCAGCCGCAGCTGGGAGCAGGGTCTGCGTGGGGTGCTCGACTCCGGTCTGCCGGTGGTGGTGCTGAGCGGTGAGTCCGCGCCGGACGCCGAGCTGATGGCGCTGTCGACCGTTCCTGCGGGCGTCGCGAAGGAGGCGCTCGCGTACCTGCGAGAGGGCGGGCCGGACAACCTGGCGCAGTTGGCCGGCTTCCTGTCCGACACGATCAGGCTCACCGGCGAGGGCTTCGAGCCGCCCAGGGCCCTGCCGACGTGCGGCGTGCACGGCGAACGCGAGCAGCGCGCCGACCGCCCGACGGTCGGCATCGTCTTCTACCGCGCGCACGCGGTCTCCGGCAACGTCGGCTTCGTCGAGACGCTCGCCGATGCCGTCGAGGCGGCGGGCGCCAACGCGTTGCCCGTCTATTGCGGTTCGCTGCGTTCCGCGGACGCCGAGGTGTACGACCTGCTCGGCGGCCTCGACGCGCTCGTCGTCACCGTCTTGGCCGCCGGCGGTGCCGTGGCAGGCGACGCGACGGCGGGCGGTGACGAGGACGGTTGGGACGTCGGCGCGCTCGCGTCGCTGGACGTGCCCGTCGTCCAAGGGCTCTGCCTCACCTCGTCGCGGCAGACGTGGCTCGCGTCGGACGCCGCGCTCACGCCCATGGACGCCGCGATGCAGGTGGCGATACCGGAGTTCGACGGCCGCCTGGTGACGGTGCCGTTCTCGTTCAAGGAGACCGGTGAAGGCGACGTGCCCGTCTACGTCGCCGACGAGGAACGCGCCGCGCGCGTCGCCGGCATCGCCGTGCGCTACGCCCGGCTGCGGTACGTGCCGAACGCGGACAAGCGGCTCGCGGTGGTGCTGTCGTCGTACCCGACGAAGCACGCCAGGGTCGGCAACGCCGTCGGTCTCGACACGCCCGCGTCCGCCGTCGTCCTGCTGCGCGCCCTGCGAGAGGCCGGCTACGACCTCGGCGACGGCTTCCCCGAGGACGGCGACGAGCTCGTGCACCGGCTGATCGCCGCGGGTGGTCACGACGTCGAGTGGCTGACCGAGCAGCAGCTCGCCGTCGCGCCGTTCCGCGTGCCGCTCGCCGACTACCAGCGCTGGTTCGCCAGGCAGCCCACAGCGCTACGTGAGACCGTACGTGGGCACTGGGGCGATCCGCCGGGCGAGCTGTACGTCGACGGTGGTGAGATCGTGCTCGCGGCGCTGCGGTTCGGCAACGTCGTGCTGATGATCCAGCCGCCGCGCGGGTTCGGCGAGAACCCGGTGGCGATCTACCATGACCCCGACCTGCCGCCGAGCCACCACTACCTCGCCGCGTACCGATGGCTAGACGAGACGTTCGGCGCCGACGCCGTCGTGCACCTCGGCAAGCACGGCACGCTGGAGTGGTTGCCCGGCAAGGGACTCGGGCTCTCCGCGGACTGCGCACCCGACGCCGTGCTCGGCGACCTGCCGCTGGTCTACCCGTTCATCGTGAACGACCCCGGCGAGGGCACTCAGGCGAAGCGACGCGCACACGCCACCGTGGTCGACCACATGATCCCGCCGATGGCGCGTGCGGACACCTACGGCGACCTGGCGAAGCTCGAGCAGCTGCTCGACGAGTACGCGACCGTCCAGGCGCTCGACCCGGCGAAGCTGCCCACCGTCCGCGCGCAGGTCTGGTCGCTGATCCAGGCGGCGCAGCTGCACCACGACCTGCACCAGGACGAGGTGCCGGGCGAGGACGAGTTCGACGACTTCGTGCTGCACGTCGACGGCTACCTGTGCGAGGTCAAGGACGTGCAGATCCGGGACGGGCTGCACATCCTGGGCAACGCACCCGCCGGCGAGCAGCGCGTCGACACCGTGCTCGCGGTGCTGCGCGCGACGCAGGTGTGGGGCGGCCGCGCGGCGCTGCCGGGTCTGCGCGCGGCGCTCGCCGCCGGCTTCGGTCTCGACGAGCGCGCGCTGCTCGCCGGTGCCGGTGCTCACGTGGACGTGCCCGCCGCGCTCGTCGAGCTGGTCGAGGGGCCGAGCGTGACGGGTGCCGACGCGGTCGACCTGGTCGAGACGTTGGCGCGGCAGCTCGTCGCGAGCATGGACACCAGCGGCTGGGACGCGGGCAAGGCGGCCGCCGTGACCGCCGAGCTGCTCGGCCGCGACGTGCCGGACGTGGTGCGCGTGCTGGAGTTCGCCGCCGCCGAGGTGGTGCCACGGCTCGAGCGCACCACCGACGAGGTCGCCAACCTGTTGCACGCGCTCGACGGTGGCTACGTGCCCGCGGGACCGTCGGGTTCTCCCACCCGCGGCCTGGTCAACGTGCTGCCCACGGGCCGCAACTTCTACTCCGTCGACCCGAAGGGCGTCCCCTCGCGCAACGCGTGGGACGTCGGCGCCGCGCTCGCCGACTCGCTGGTCGACAGGCACGTCGCGGACACGGGGGAGTACCCGCGGTCCGTCGGACTCACCGTCTGGGGCACGTCGGCGATGCGTACCCAGGGCGACGACATCGCGGAGGTACTCGCGCTGCTCGGCGTTCGGCCGGTGTGGGACGACGCGTCGCGACGGGTCACCGGCATCGAGGTGACGCCACTCGCCGAGCTCGGCAGGCCGCGGATCGACGTGACCGTGCGCATCTCCGGCTTCTTCCGCGACGCGTTCCCGCACGTCGTCGCGATGCTCGACCAGGCGGTGTGTGCCGTCGCCGACCTCGACGAGCCCGCCGAGGACAACTACGTGCGCGCGCATGTCACCGAGGACGAACGAACGCACGGCGACAGGCGCCGCGCCACCACACGCATCTTCGGGTCCAAGCCCGGCGCGTACGGCGCGGGCCTGCTGCCGTTGATGGACGCGCGCAACTGGCGTACCGATGCCGACCTCGCCGAGGTGTACGCAGTGTGGGGCGGCTACGCGTACGGGCGGGGCCTGGACGGTCGCGACGCCCGTGCCGACATGGAGAGCGCGTTCCGGCGCATCTCGGTCGCGGCGAAGAACCAGGACACCCGCGAACACGACATCGTCGACTCCGACGACTACTTCCAGTTCCACGGCGGCATGGTCGCGATGGTCAGGCAGCTCACCGGCAGCTCGCCGGCGGCGTACGTCGGGGACTCCGCGGTACCTGACCAGGTGCGCACGCGGACACTCGCCGAGGAGACCAAGCGCGTCTTCCGCGCCCGTGTCGTCAACCCGCGGTGGATGCAGGCGATGCAGCGGCACGGCTACAAGGGCGCGTTCGAGCTGGCCGCCACCGTCGACTACCTCTTCGGCTACGACGCGACCGCGGGCGTCGTCGACGACTGGATGTACGAGCAGCTCGCGTCGTCTTACGTGTTCGACGAGCAGATGGCTGACTTCATGCGCCGCTCCAACCCGTGGGCGATGCGCGGCATCGCGGAACGGCTGCTCGAGGCCGCGGAGCGTGGGCTGTGGGCCGAGCCGGACGCGGACACCTTGGAGCAGCTGCGGGAGACATACCTGGAGCTCGAAGGCGATCTGGAAGGGGACGGATGA
- a CDS encoding cobyrinate a,c-diamide synthase produces the protein MSRAPRLVVAAPASGHGKTTVATGLMAALRSRGLAVSGHKVGPDYIDPGYHALACGRPGRNLDPVLCGEDLVGPLFLHGAAGADVAVVEGVMGMFDGRGTTSYGSAAHVARLLDAPVVLVVDASAQGRSVAAVVAGFASYDTRVRVGGIVLNQVASDRHEEILRTALADAGIPVLGALRRTDAVVTPSRHLGLVPAVERADEAVALVERLGAVVAESVDLDAVVALAATAGPLAVGPWTPEVEPVPGRPVVAVAGGRAFTFSYAETAELLAAAGADVVTFDPLHDEALPDRTAALVMGGGFPEVYAGELSANEPLRADVHRLAASGAPIVAECAGLLYLTRELDGAAMCGVVDAKARMTERLSLGYGEAVAAMDSVVAPAGAKVAAHEFHRTVVEPAHSDPPAWRIGDRREGFVHGNVHASYLHLHWAADPARAIRLLEAAR, from the coding sequence ATGAGCCGAGCCCCTCGACTCGTCGTCGCCGCGCCCGCTTCCGGGCACGGCAAGACGACGGTGGCCACCGGGCTGATGGCCGCGTTGCGGTCGCGCGGGCTTGCCGTCTCCGGGCACAAGGTCGGGCCCGACTACATCGACCCCGGCTACCACGCGCTCGCCTGCGGCCGGCCAGGTCGCAACCTCGACCCCGTGCTGTGCGGCGAGGACCTCGTCGGGCCGCTGTTCCTGCACGGCGCCGCGGGCGCCGATGTCGCAGTCGTCGAGGGTGTGATGGGCATGTTCGACGGGCGGGGCACGACGTCGTACGGGTCCGCGGCCCATGTCGCACGGCTGCTCGACGCGCCCGTCGTGCTTGTCGTCGACGCGTCCGCGCAGGGGCGTTCGGTCGCCGCGGTCGTCGCCGGGTTCGCGTCGTACGACACGCGGGTGCGGGTGGGTGGCATCGTGTTGAACCAGGTCGCGTCCGACCGACACGAGGAGATCCTGCGCACCGCGCTCGCCGACGCGGGCATACCGGTGCTCGGCGCGCTGCGCAGGACCGACGCCGTCGTGACGCCGTCACGGCACCTTGGTCTCGTGCCTGCTGTCGAGCGGGCGGACGAGGCGGTCGCGCTGGTCGAGCGGCTCGGTGCCGTCGTCGCCGAATCCGTCGATCTGGACGCTGTGGTCGCGCTGGCGGCTACGGCGGGTCCGCTCGCGGTCGGGCCGTGGACGCCCGAGGTCGAGCCGGTGCCGGGGCGTCCCGTCGTGGCTGTCGCCGGTGGCCGGGCGTTCACCTTCTCCTACGCGGAGACGGCCGAGCTGCTCGCCGCGGCCGGCGCCGACGTCGTGACGTTCGACCCGCTGCACGACGAGGCGCTGCCGGACCGAACCGCGGCGCTCGTCATGGGCGGTGGCTTTCCCGAGGTGTACGCGGGCGAGCTGTCCGCCAACGAGCCGCTGCGCGCGGACGTGCACCGGCTCGCCGCCTCGGGCGCTCCCATCGTCGCGGAGTGCGCGGGACTCCTGTACCTCACCCGCGAGCTGGACGGGGCTGCCATGTGCGGCGTCGTCGACGCGAAGGCGAGGATGACGGAGCGGCTCTCCCTCGGCTACGGCGAGGCAGTGGCGGCGATGGACTCGGTGGTCGCGCCGGCCGGTGCGAAGGTCGCGGCGCACGAGTTCCACCGCACCGTCGTCGAACCCGCACACAGCGACCCGCCGGCCTGGCGGATCGGTGACCGCCGCGAGGGCTTCGTCCACGGCAACGTGCATGCGTCCTACCTGCACCTGCACTGGGCTGCCGACCCCGCACGCGCCATCCGTCTGCTCGAGGCGGCGCGATGA
- a CDS encoding cobyric acid synthase, with amino-acid sequence MSNGLLVAGTTSDAGKSVVTAGICRWLAREGVKVAPFKAQNMSLNSVVTRDGAEIGRAQAMQAAAAGIDPEGAMNPVLLKPGGTHTQVMLLDTPVAEVDALSYRDLKPRLQEAVLGCLADLRARFDVVVCEGAGSPAEINLRDRDLANMGLARAADLPVLVVGDIDRGGVFAGMYGTVALLDEADQRLVAGFVVNKFRGDARLLEPGLDMLHRLTGRCVVGVLPWVHGLWLDAEDSLDLAGERGVEATAPAGDDVLRVAVVRFPHISNFTDVDALGAEPGVVVRFVTRPEELHDADLVVLPGTRATVSDLGWLRDRGLAEPLARRAAAGRPVLGICGGYQMLAGEIHDDVESGAGVVPGLGLLPAVTRFGTRKVLGRTAGSAFGEPVEGYEIHHGVVEATGGDDFLGGCAVGAVRGTTWHGVLECDAFRRALLRTVAAEAGRRFVAGDVTFAEVRERRLDVLGDLVAEHMDTEALSRLLDQGPPSDLPCLPPGAP; translated from the coding sequence ATGAGTAACGGGTTGCTGGTGGCGGGCACGACGTCGGACGCCGGCAAGAGTGTCGTCACCGCCGGCATCTGTCGTTGGCTGGCCCGGGAGGGCGTCAAGGTCGCGCCCTTCAAGGCGCAGAACATGTCGCTGAACTCGGTCGTCACGCGCGACGGCGCCGAGATCGGCAGGGCGCAGGCGATGCAGGCGGCCGCGGCGGGCATCGACCCGGAGGGTGCGATGAACCCGGTGCTGTTGAAGCCCGGCGGCACGCACACCCAGGTGATGCTGCTCGACACCCCCGTCGCGGAGGTCGACGCGCTGTCGTACCGGGACCTGAAGCCGCGCCTGCAGGAGGCGGTGCTCGGCTGCCTCGCCGACCTGCGCGCGCGGTTCGACGTCGTCGTCTGCGAGGGCGCGGGCAGTCCCGCGGAGATCAACCTGCGCGACCGCGACCTCGCCAACATGGGTCTCGCCCGTGCCGCCGACCTGCCCGTGCTCGTGGTCGGCGACATCGACAGGGGCGGCGTGTTCGCCGGCATGTACGGCACGGTCGCGTTGCTGGACGAGGCCGACCAGCGGCTCGTGGCCGGCTTCGTCGTGAACAAGTTCCGTGGCGACGCACGGTTGCTCGAGCCGGGCCTGGACATGCTGCACCGGTTGACCGGACGCTGTGTCGTCGGCGTGCTGCCGTGGGTGCACGGCCTCTGGTTGGACGCCGAGGACTCGCTCGACCTCGCCGGCGAACGCGGCGTCGAGGCGACCGCGCCCGCGGGCGACGACGTGCTGCGGGTCGCCGTCGTGCGGTTCCCGCACATCAGCAACTTCACCGACGTCGACGCGCTCGGCGCCGAGCCTGGAGTCGTCGTCCGCTTCGTTACCAGGCCGGAGGAGCTGCACGACGCCGACCTCGTCGTGCTGCCTGGGACGCGTGCGACCGTCAGCGACCTCGGCTGGCTGCGTGACCGTGGCCTCGCCGAGCCGCTCGCGCGACGCGCGGCGGCCGGCAGGCCGGTGCTCGGCATCTGCGGCGGCTACCAGATGCTGGCGGGCGAGATCCACGACGACGTGGAGAGCGGCGCCGGCGTCGTACCCGGGCTCGGGCTGCTGCCGGCCGTGACACGGTTCGGCACGCGCAAGGTCCTCGGCCGCACCGCGGGCTCGGCGTTCGGCGAACCCGTGGAGGGATACGAGATCCACCACGGTGTCGTCGAGGCGACGGGCGGCGACGACTTCCTCGGCGGTTGCGCGGTGGGCGCTGTCCGCGGCACGACCTGGCACGGCGTGCTCGAGTGCGACGCCTTCAGGCGCGCGTTGCTGCGCACAGTCGCCGCCGAGGCCGGACGCAGGTTCGTCGCGGGCGACGTGACGTTCGCCGAGGTGCGGGAACGCCGGCTGGACGTGCTCGGTGACCTGGTCGCCGAGCACATGGACACCGAGGCGCTGTCGCGGCTGCTCGACCAGGGCCCGCCGAGCGACCTGCCCTGCCTACCACCGGGAGCACCATGA
- the cobM gene encoding precorrin-4 C(11)-methyltransferase produces the protein MTAKVWFVGAGPGAADLLTLRAARAIAAADVVVWAASLVHADVLEHARPGAEIVDSAQLPLEGVRPLYERALRDGLVVARIHSGDPALWGAVQEQRELCDELGLAHETVPGVSAFSAVAAIVDRELTVPEVAQSVVLTRLGGGKTPMPPSEEVREFARHRTTMAVFLAAARSGQLRQELLDGGYAPETPVVVAYQATWPEELVVTCTVDTLESTVKAHKLWKHTLFLVGAALGAAGTRSHLYHPGHFHGYRKADREARRALRENRS, from the coding sequence GTGACCGCGAAGGTGTGGTTCGTCGGCGCCGGGCCGGGTGCCGCAGACCTGTTGACGTTGCGCGCTGCGCGGGCGATCGCGGCCGCGGACGTCGTGGTGTGGGCGGCCAGCCTCGTGCACGCCGACGTGCTCGAGCACGCCAGGCCGGGCGCCGAGATCGTCGACTCCGCGCAGCTGCCGCTCGAAGGTGTGCGTCCGCTCTACGAGCGGGCCTTGCGCGACGGGCTCGTCGTCGCGCGTATCCATTCGGGCGACCCCGCGCTGTGGGGTGCGGTGCAGGAGCAGCGCGAGCTGTGTGACGAGCTCGGTCTCGCGCACGAGACGGTCCCCGGGGTGAGCGCGTTCTCCGCCGTCGCCGCGATCGTCGACCGCGAGCTGACCGTGCCCGAGGTCGCGCAGTCGGTCGTGCTGACCAGGCTCGGCGGCGGCAAGACGCCGATGCCGCCGAGCGAGGAGGTACGCGAGTTCGCCAGACACCGCACGACGATGGCGGTGTTCCTCGCCGCCGCCAGGTCGGGGCAGCTGCGGCAGGAGCTGCTCGACGGCGGTTACGCGCCGGAGACGCCGGTCGTGGTGGCGTACCAGGCGACCTGGCCCGAGGAGCTCGTCGTCACCTGCACCGTCGACACGCTGGAGTCGACGGTGAAGGCGCACAAGCTGTGGAAGCACACGTTGTTCCTCGTCGGAGCCGCCCTCGGCGCGGCCGGTACCCGGTCGCACCTCTACCACCCTGGCCACTTCCACGGTTACCGCAAGGCGGACCGGGAGGCGCGGCGCGCGTTGCGGGAGAACCGGTCATGA
- a CDS encoding putative cobaltochelatase produces the protein MNYPLSAIVGMDDSRLALVLNAVSPAIGGVLVRGEKGTAKSTMVRALTAVLPGVDVVGGCRFSCDPAAPDPDCVDGPHGVVDTDVRSARLVELPVGVSEDRVVGSLDVERALTEGVKMYEPGLLAAAHRGVLYVDEVNLLHDHVVDLLLDAAALGTAYVEREGVSVRHAARFLLVGTMNPEEGELRPQLLDRFGLTVDVAAPKDTERRAEVVRRRLAYDADPVAFARSWEAAEDELAQRIVEARRLLPAVVLTDAALRQVASVCAAFDVDGLRADIVTTRAALAHAAWHGRSEVTADDVRVAARLALPHRRRRNPFDAPDLDEEHLDQALAEAADDPDPDGDGPGGGRRTEDSDGDDPGSGGPSSAETPAGDGADPASHEAEPASAPAAASTAAPGATFAVRRLEVPGVGEGAAGRRSRASTERGRVTGSRAPRGRVTRLHVPATLAAAAPYQHSRGRTGPGLLLRRDDLREARHEGRESNLVLFVVDASGSMAARARMGAVKGAVLSLLLDAYQRRDKVGLVTFRGTSAETALPPTSSVDAAAARLTVLPTGGRTPLAAGLVRAHDVLRVERLRDPARRPLLVLVTDGRATGGTRPLDAAYDAAGLLVAADVASVVVDCESGPVRLGLAGTLAGALGGSVLRLDELAAQSLASTVRAVKEAA, from the coding sequence ATGAACTACCCGCTCAGCGCGATCGTCGGGATGGACGACTCGCGCCTCGCCCTGGTGCTCAACGCGGTGTCGCCGGCGATCGGCGGCGTCCTCGTCCGGGGGGAGAAGGGCACGGCGAAGTCGACGATGGTGCGCGCACTGACCGCGGTGCTGCCAGGCGTCGACGTGGTCGGCGGGTGCAGGTTCTCCTGCGACCCGGCGGCTCCCGACCCTGACTGCGTCGACGGCCCGCATGGCGTCGTCGATACCGACGTGCGGTCCGCGCGCCTGGTCGAGCTGCCCGTGGGCGTGAGCGAGGACCGGGTGGTCGGCTCGCTGGACGTGGAACGCGCGCTCACCGAAGGCGTCAAGATGTACGAGCCCGGCCTGCTCGCGGCCGCGCACAGGGGCGTGCTCTACGTCGACGAGGTCAACCTGCTGCACGACCACGTGGTCGACCTGCTGCTCGACGCCGCCGCGCTCGGCACCGCGTACGTGGAACGCGAGGGCGTCTCGGTGCGGCACGCCGCGCGGTTCCTGCTCGTCGGCACGATGAACCCGGAAGAGGGCGAGCTGCGTCCGCAGCTGCTCGACCGGTTCGGCCTCACCGTCGACGTCGCCGCGCCCAAGGACACCGAGAGACGTGCCGAGGTGGTCAGGCGCCGGCTCGCTTACGATGCCGACCCGGTCGCGTTCGCACGTTCGTGGGAGGCGGCCGAGGACGAGCTCGCGCAACGGATCGTCGAGGCGAGGCGCCTGTTGCCGGCCGTGGTGCTGACGGACGCGGCGCTGCGCCAGGTCGCCTCGGTGTGCGCGGCATTCGACGTCGACGGTCTGCGCGCCGACATCGTCACGACGCGGGCGGCGCTCGCGCACGCGGCGTGGCACGGCAGGTCCGAGGTGACGGCCGACGACGTCAGAGTCGCGGCGCGGCTCGCGCTGCCACACCGTCGCAGGCGTAACCCGTTCGACGCGCCCGACCTGGACGAGGAGCACCTCGACCAGGCGCTGGCCGAGGCCGCCGACGACCCCGACCCGGACGGCGACGGGCCGGGTGGCGGCCGGCGCACCGAGGACTCCGACGGCGACGATCCCGGTTCCGGCGGACCGTCGTCTGCGGAGACGCCGGCGGGCGACGGCGCCGACCCGGCGAGCCACGAGGCGGAGCCTGCGTCGGCGCCCGCCGCCGCCTCGACGGCCGCGCCTGGTGCGACGTTCGCCGTGCGACGGCTCGAGGTACCGGGCGTCGGCGAGGGTGCCGCCGGCCGGCGGTCGCGGGCCTCGACCGAGCGAGGGCGGGTCACCGGTTCCCGAGCGCCGCGCGGCCGGGTGACGCGGCTCCATGTGCCCGCGACGCTTGCGGCCGCGGCGCCGTACCAGCACTCCCGTGGCAGGACCGGACCCGGCCTGCTGCTGCGACGCGACGACCTGCGGGAGGCGAGGCACGAGGGCAGGGAGAGCAACCTGGTGCTGTTCGTCGTCGATGCCAGCGGGTCCATGGCGGCACGGGCGCGGATGGGCGCGGTCAAGGGCGCCGTGCTGTCGCTGTTGCTCGACGCGTACCAGCGGCGCGACAAGGTCGGCCTGGTGACGTTCCGCGGCACGAGCGCGGAGACCGCGCTGCCGCCGACGTCCTCGGTCGACGCTGCCGCGGCGCGGTTGACGGTGCTGCCGACCGGTGGCCGCACGCCGCTGGCCGCTGGTCTCGTACGCGCGCACGACGTGTTGCGCGTCGAACGACTGCGCGACCCGGCCCGCCGGCCGCTGCTCGTGCTCGTCACCGACGGGCGCGCGACCGGTGGCACCCGCCCGCTCGACGCCGCGTACGACGCGGCGGGCCTGCTCGTCGCCGCGGACGTCGCGAGCGTCGTCGTCGACTGCGAGTCAGGGCCGGTGCGGCTCGGTCTCGCGGGGACGTTGGCCGGCGCGCTGGGCGGCAGCGTGCTGCGGCTCGACGAGCTCGCCGCGCAGTCGTTGGCGTCCACCGTCCGAGCCGTCAAGGAGGCTGCCTGA